Proteins co-encoded in one Garra rufa chromosome 7, GarRuf1.0, whole genome shotgun sequence genomic window:
- the ankrd24 gene encoding ankyrin repeat domain-containing protein 24: MDPHVIFSPMKSFCMCYGVITSQDWSKTDDRLLQAVEQNDPEKVATLLVKKGLCASKLDAEGKSAFHLCASRGRLDCLEVILSHGVDINVTDGTGFNALHLAAKNGQSDCLKRLLQERMPVDATDSFGRTSLHHAAVSGCLSCTEILWDFKANLDVQDGVSSFE, translated from the exons ATGGATCCTCATGTCATCTTTAGCCCAATGAAAAGCTTCTGCATGTGTTACGGCGTGATTACG AGTCAGGACTGGAGTAAGACAGATGACAGATTGTTGCAGGCGGTAGAACAGAATGATCCAGAAAAAGTAGCCACGCTGCTGGTGAAGAAAGGTCTCTGTGCGTCCAAATTGGACGCGGAGGGCAAATCAGC GTTCCATCTTTGTGCGTCTCGAGGTCGGTTGGACTGTCTGGAGGTCATCCTCTCTCATGGGGTGGACATCAACGTAACAGACGGCACTG GGTTTAATGCTCTCCATCTTGCTGCTAAGAATGGACAGTCGGATTGTCTAAAGAGGCTTCTTCAG GAGAGGATGCCTGTGGATGCCACAGACAGTTTTGGGAGGACGTCCTTACACCATGCTG CTGTAAGTGGCTGCTTGTCCTGCACTGAGATTCTGTGGGACTTTAAAGCCAACCTTGATGTTCAAGATGGAGTAAGTTCATttgaataa